One window from the genome of Pseudanabaena yagii GIHE-NHR1 encodes:
- the bchB gene encoding ferredoxin:protochlorophyllide reductase (ATP-dependent) subunit B — translation MELTLWTYEGPPHVGAMRIATGMEGVHYVLHAPQGDTYADLLFTMIERRDRRPPVTYTTFQARDLGGDTAEMVKTSVRDAYERFKPQVMLVGESCTAELIQDQPGSLAKGMKLPIPIVSLELPAYSKKENWGASETLYHLVRTLLLPLVPPPNTHKPKREAHIRPKANIIGPTALGFRCRDDIREVIKLLAEIGVDVNVVAPMGATPDDLLRIPDADFNICLYPEIALTTCNWLQRSFGQPTIKTVPIGVGATRDFIAEIGKVVEIDVSEALKRSQSDTLGNWDVSRLSSANNPNASRLPWYSRSVDSTYLTGKRVFIFGDATHALAAARIATEELGFTLVGIGTYSREFAREVREVAKKHGLEAVISDDYLAVEAKVAEAAPELVLGTQMERHIAKRLGIPCAVISAPIHVQDVPARYSPQMGWEGANVIFDSWVHPLMMGLEEHLIGMFREDFEFAEGHMSHLHTAPSQDSRRESLVTEQAIAATGSSNQAVLTPVAQAVAQTVDGITWSVDGEAELKKIPFFVRGKIKRNTEKFASDHGISTITLETLYEAKAAIGK, via the coding sequence ATGGAACTAACCCTCTGGACTTATGAAGGTCCTCCCCATGTGGGAGCAATGCGAATCGCTACAGGCATGGAAGGAGTACATTATGTACTTCATGCGCCGCAGGGCGATACTTACGCTGATTTGTTATTTACGATGATCGAACGACGCGATCGCCGTCCTCCTGTCACCTATACAACTTTCCAAGCTCGCGATCTTGGTGGTGATACTGCCGAGATGGTAAAGACCTCAGTGCGCGATGCTTACGAACGCTTTAAGCCTCAGGTCATGCTAGTTGGCGAAAGTTGCACAGCCGAATTGATTCAGGATCAACCAGGCTCATTAGCGAAGGGAATGAAATTACCGATCCCCATTGTCAGCTTGGAGTTGCCAGCCTATTCCAAAAAGGAAAATTGGGGTGCGAGTGAAACTCTCTATCACCTAGTTCGCACTTTACTTTTACCCCTTGTACCGCCCCCAAATACGCACAAACCTAAACGCGAAGCGCATATTCGTCCGAAAGCAAATATCATTGGACCTACAGCCTTAGGTTTTCGGTGTCGTGATGATATTCGGGAAGTAATTAAGTTATTGGCAGAAATAGGTGTCGATGTAAATGTAGTCGCACCGATGGGCGCAACCCCCGATGACTTGTTACGGATTCCCGATGCTGATTTTAATATTTGTCTCTATCCTGAAATTGCTCTGACCACTTGCAATTGGCTCCAGCGCAGTTTCGGACAGCCAACTATTAAGACTGTACCGATTGGGGTTGGCGCAACCCGTGACTTTATTGCCGAAATTGGTAAGGTTGTGGAGATTGATGTCAGTGAAGCGCTAAAGAGATCGCAATCTGACACTTTGGGGAACTGGGATGTTTCGCGCCTATCTTCAGCAAATAATCCTAATGCTTCACGGTTGCCTTGGTACTCGCGATCGGTGGATTCTACTTATCTGACGGGTAAGCGGGTATTCATCTTTGGTGATGCGACCCATGCCCTCGCCGCCGCCAGAATTGCCACCGAGGAATTAGGATTTACACTCGTAGGCATTGGCACGTATAGCCGTGAATTTGCGCGCGAAGTGCGCGAAGTTGCTAAAAAGCACGGACTCGAAGCCGTGATTAGTGATGACTATCTTGCTGTAGAAGCCAAAGTTGCTGAAGCCGCTCCAGAACTAGTGCTTGGCACTCAGATGGAGCGCCACATTGCCAAACGCTTGGGTATCCCTTGCGCGGTAATTTCTGCACCAATCCATGTTCAAGATGTACCTGCCCGTTACTCACCGCAAATGGGTTGGGAAGGTGCAAATGTGATTTTTGATAGCTGGGTACATCCTTTGATGATGGGTCTAGAAGAACATTTGATTGGGATGTTCCGTGAAGACTTTGAGTTTGCGGAAGGTCATATGAGCCATCTGCATACTGCTCCATCTCAGGATTCACGACGCGAATCATTAGTAACAGAACAGGCGATCGCTGCGACAGGTAGCTCTAACCAAGCTGTACTCACACCTGTTGCTCAAGCAGTTGCCCAAACAGTTGATGGCATTACTTGGAGTGTGGATGGTGAAGCTGAGTTGAAGAAGATTCCCTTCTTTGTACGCGGCAAAATCAAGCGCAATACCGAGAAGTTTGCGAGCGATCATGGCATTAGCACGATCACTCTCGAAACTCTCTACGAAGCAAAAGCAGCGATCGGTAAGTAA